The proteins below are encoded in one region of Holophagaceae bacterium:
- a CDS encoding thymidine phosphorylase: MESMRMYDLIHAKKSGRALSADQIAFWVKGVTDGIIPDEQSSALLMAICWRGMNTEETLALTLNMRDSGHRADLSSVPGIKVDKHSTGGVGDKTTLILGPIVAACGLKCAMFSGRGLGHTGGTVDKFAAIPGMKVELAEAEFIASLAQLGFVNSAPTGDFCPADRKLYALRDVTATVESIPLITASIMSKKLAGGADALVLDVKCGSGAFMATLDDARILARSMVDVGKAHGMKIKALITRMDEPLGWAIGNALEVMESVEILRGQHGDSVLALESFRLAAEMLLLGGLASNLDSASAKVQKVVADGSAFDLLKRFVALHGGDASSLDDFSRLPQAGQRVEIKATQAGYVHSIDSRSLGILAMELGAGRKSKDDVLDFGVGLRVHVHTGDRVTPGQTLLTLYKQMERPQPTIPDWISIGSEKPDHVDWLLETAE; this comes from the coding sequence ATGGAATCCATGCGGATGTACGATTTGATCCACGCTAAAAAATCAGGCCGTGCCCTGAGTGCGGATCAAATTGCCTTCTGGGTCAAGGGTGTCACCGACGGCATCATCCCCGACGAACAGAGCTCCGCCTTGCTCATGGCCATCTGCTGGCGGGGCATGAATACCGAGGAAACCCTGGCCCTCACATTGAACATGCGCGATTCCGGGCATCGCGCGGACCTTTCCTCGGTGCCCGGCATCAAGGTGGATAAGCACAGCACCGGCGGCGTGGGCGACAAGACCACGCTGATCCTGGGGCCCATCGTGGCCGCTTGCGGACTCAAATGCGCCATGTTCAGCGGACGGGGACTTGGGCACACCGGCGGCACCGTGGATAAGTTCGCCGCCATCCCCGGCATGAAAGTGGAGTTGGCCGAAGCAGAATTCATCGCGAGCCTGGCCCAGCTGGGCTTTGTCAATTCCGCCCCCACGGGCGATTTCTGCCCCGCGGACCGGAAGCTCTACGCCCTGCGGGACGTGACGGCCACCGTGGAATCCATCCCTTTGATCACCGCCAGCATCATGTCGAAGAAGCTGGCCGGCGGGGCCGATGCGCTGGTCCTGGATGTGAAATGCGGGAGCGGTGCCTTCATGGCCACCCTGGACGATGCGAGGATCCTCGCCCGCAGCATGGTGGACGTGGGCAAAGCCCACGGCATGAAGATCAAGGCCCTCATCACCCGCATGGATGAGCCCCTGGGCTGGGCCATCGGCAATGCCCTCGAAGTCATGGAATCCGTCGAAATCCTTCGCGGACAGCACGGTGACTCGGTCCTGGCCCTGGAAAGCTTCAGGCTGGCTGCGGAAATGCTGTTGCTGGGGGGCCTCGCGAGCAACCTGGATTCGGCCTCGGCGAAGGTCCAAAAAGTCGTGGCCGACGGCTCGGCCTTCGACCTGCTCAAACGATTTGTGGCCCTGCACGGGGGGGACGCATCCTCCCTGGACGATTTCAGCCGCCTGCCCCAGGCGGGGCAACGGGTCGAGATCAAGGCCACCCAGGCGGGTTACGTCCATTCCATTGATAGCCGGTCCTTGGGCATTCTGGCGATGGAGCTGGGCGCCGGCCGCAAGAGCAAGGATGATGTGCTGGACTTCGGCGTAGGCCTCCGGGTGCATGTGCATACCGGGGACCGTGTTACCCCAGGTCAGACGCTGCTCACCTTATATAAGCAGATGGAACGCCCCCAGCCCACGATCCCGGACTGGATTTCCATCGGCTCAGAAAAACCGGATCACGTCGATTGGCTGCTGGAGACCGCGGAGTGA
- a CDS encoding TonB-dependent receptor, whose product MNRTISRLGLTGLALVAGATVMYAQETGTLVVTVKDQAGKPVEGATLSASSPTQIGGARVVKTDAQGRARFGLLYPGDFTVQVSASGFNAATMRNLRVGISSTATAEVKLAPISQVVVEVVSSSAAVDPVAATTATRLGLDTVDSLPTARTYTDYIKLVPGVIASPDSGRDPVVAGSVGRDNTGVGGAKNNTYILDGMDSTDPYTGKAGQKFNSEIIQEQEIKTGGITAEVAARGGGLVSNVVTKSGSNNWSGSLNYYFQNASLRSSNKPHVKTVVRDFSTYDAAFTFGGPIIKDRLWFFSSVQLINQETKGDYNPTAVTTPTAKNTKSDTVASFFKLTWAPTASDQVELSYNGDPTKDKSVGSASSIPSFDFDRETGGSRFAIKYDRDFGSVFHLTAKAYKTENKTDITPASAARRVDLIFPDDGAAYGVRSADEVPNYDKQFGGIGWYTNTTRSKEGFDIDGSWLMTNMAGEHAFKVGISMFTEGRKQKLNNGYGGDYENLVFGAGHHPTLGDVENDFTGASWADGYAPDSVLGPGYDAHTLPADLMAYLTSLPGADGAEKVRNIPMITPDPLGPAGSYLQYRIQGLRTGTATVKRKAQEAFLQDVWSINSHWSTTLGVRFNKDSYYADDGAKLHTTELNVAPRVAITYTPSGTTKLFATYGRYFEPIKLDMVNFAGSFANARTEQLWVGGSLNRWVDVRQRGGRETVDAMMAPTLQSPYTDEARLGFEKDLGKGWAFEATYTHRKDMRIVEDFDMLYTNSATVPNAGGLTPARLSAVLGNTPAYWEAYLRTLAIPLSHFGFTVAPSNVNYVLANLPGGQREFHIIDLTLRRNFTNGWQGMFSTTFTNANGNSLSSGDADFQGDSVRVDPRTPWMNGTLIGSIDHQFKGYLSYTIQDGTFKGLNFGATGVYLSGQHYTRGLGAYGRILQGPFISDFDPAPGTRVGPAYANLDMRVKYEWKFATKYKAEVFVDIFNLTNRQATTALEESSNGVSGYRFGEPIAWQAPRRFYLGARISF is encoded by the coding sequence ATGAATCGAACCATATCCCGTTTGGGTTTGACTGGCTTGGCCCTCGTGGCCGGTGCGACAGTCATGTATGCCCAGGAAACGGGCACCCTGGTGGTGACCGTCAAGGATCAAGCAGGAAAGCCCGTAGAGGGCGCCACGCTCAGCGCCTCCAGCCCCACCCAGATCGGTGGCGCGCGCGTTGTTAAAACTGATGCGCAGGGCCGTGCGCGCTTCGGCCTCCTCTATCCCGGCGATTTCACGGTGCAGGTGAGCGCTAGCGGCTTCAATGCCGCCACCATGCGAAACCTCCGTGTGGGCATTTCGAGCACCGCCACCGCCGAAGTGAAGCTGGCCCCCATCAGCCAGGTCGTCGTCGAAGTGGTCTCCTCCTCGGCCGCTGTGGACCCCGTCGCCGCCACCACCGCGACCCGTCTGGGCCTCGATACCGTGGACAGCCTCCCCACAGCCCGTACCTACACCGATTACATCAAGCTGGTCCCCGGCGTCATCGCCTCGCCTGATTCGGGTCGGGATCCCGTGGTGGCAGGCTCCGTCGGCCGCGACAACACGGGCGTCGGCGGCGCCAAGAACAACACCTACATCTTGGACGGCATGGACTCCACCGACCCCTACACCGGGAAGGCCGGCCAGAAATTCAACTCCGAGATCATCCAGGAGCAGGAAATCAAGACCGGCGGCATCACCGCTGAAGTGGCCGCCCGCGGCGGCGGTCTGGTCTCGAACGTGGTGACCAAGTCCGGATCCAATAACTGGTCTGGATCCCTGAACTACTACTTCCAGAACGCCAGCCTGAGATCCTCGAACAAACCTCACGTTAAAACCGTGGTGCGGGATTTCTCGACCTATGATGCGGCTTTCACCTTTGGCGGCCCCATCATCAAGGACCGCCTCTGGTTCTTCTCCTCGGTCCAGCTCATCAACCAAGAGACCAAAGGTGACTACAACCCAACCGCTGTCACCACCCCCACCGCCAAGAATACGAAGTCGGACACAGTGGCATCCTTCTTCAAGTTGACCTGGGCGCCCACCGCCTCGGATCAGGTGGAGCTGTCCTACAATGGCGATCCCACCAAGGACAAGAGCGTGGGATCAGCCTCCAGCATCCCTTCCTTCGATTTCGACCGTGAAACGGGCGGATCGCGTTTTGCCATCAAGTATGACCGGGACTTCGGTTCAGTCTTCCACCTCACCGCCAAGGCCTACAAGACCGAGAACAAGACTGATATCACCCCTGCCAGCGCCGCCCGCAGGGTCGACCTAATCTTCCCGGATGATGGCGCCGCCTACGGCGTCCGAAGCGCGGATGAAGTTCCCAACTACGATAAACAATTCGGCGGCATCGGCTGGTACACCAACACCACCCGGTCCAAGGAAGGCTTTGATATCGACGGTAGCTGGCTCATGACCAACATGGCCGGTGAACATGCCTTCAAGGTCGGCATCTCCATGTTCACGGAAGGGCGCAAACAGAAGCTCAACAACGGCTACGGCGGCGATTACGAGAACCTCGTCTTTGGCGCAGGCCACCATCCTACCCTGGGCGATGTGGAAAACGACTTCACCGGCGCTTCCTGGGCGGATGGCTATGCCCCGGATTCCGTCCTCGGACCCGGTTATGATGCCCACACCCTTCCCGCAGACCTGATGGCCTACCTCACCTCCCTGCCCGGCGCCGATGGCGCGGAGAAGGTCCGTAACATTCCGATGATCACACCGGATCCCCTTGGACCCGCCGGTTCCTACCTCCAGTACCGGATCCAGGGCCTCCGCACAGGCACCGCCACCGTCAAGCGCAAGGCCCAGGAAGCCTTCCTCCAGGATGTCTGGTCCATCAATTCCCATTGGTCCACCACCCTGGGCGTCCGGTTCAACAAGGACAGCTACTACGCCGATGACGGCGCCAAGCTGCACACCACCGAGTTGAACGTCGCCCCGCGCGTCGCCATCACCTATACCCCGTCCGGCACCACCAAGCTCTTCGCGACCTACGGCCGGTACTTCGAGCCCATCAAGCTGGACATGGTCAACTTCGCCGGCTCCTTCGCCAACGCCCGCACCGAGCAGCTCTGGGTGGGCGGAAGCCTGAACCGCTGGGTGGATGTTCGTCAGCGCGGCGGCCGGGAGACCGTCGACGCCATGATGGCCCCCACCCTCCAGAGCCCCTACACCGATGAAGCCCGCCTTGGCTTCGAAAAGGACCTGGGCAAGGGCTGGGCCTTTGAAGCCACCTACACGCACCGCAAGGATATGCGGATCGTGGAAGATTTCGACATGCTCTACACCAATTCCGCGACGGTGCCCAATGCCGGTGGTCTCACGCCGGCTCGTCTTTCTGCGGTGCTAGGTAATACGCCCGCCTACTGGGAAGCCTACCTGCGCACCCTGGCCATTCCTTTGAGCCATTTCGGATTCACAGTGGCGCCTTCCAACGTGAACTACGTCCTCGCGAACCTTCCTGGCGGCCAGCGTGAATTCCACATCATCGACCTCACCCTCCGCCGCAACTTCACCAATGGGTGGCAGGGCATGTTCTCCACCACCTTCACCAATGCCAACGGCAACTCCCTGTCCAGCGGCGACGCGGACTTCCAGGGTGATTCGGTTCGTGTGGATCCCCGCACTCCCTGGATGAATGGCACCCTCATCGGCTCCATCGACCACCAGTTCAAGGGCTACCTGTCCTACACCATCCAGGACGGCACCTTCAAGGGCCTGAACTTCGGCGCCACGGGCGTCTACCTCAGCGGGCAGCACTACACCCGCGGTCTTGGCGCCTACGGCCGCATTCTCCAGGGACCCTTCATCAGCGATTTCGATCCGGCCCCCGGCACGCGCGTCGGCCCCGCCTACGCCAACCTCGACATGCGCGTCAAGTACGAGTGGAAGTTCGCGACCAAGTACAAAGCTGAAGTCTTCGTTGATATCTTCAACTTGACTAACCGGCAGGCCACGACTGCCCTTGAAGAATCTTCCAATGGCGTCAGCGGCTACCGTTTCGGTGAGCCCATCGCTTGGCAGGCGCCTCGCCGCTTCTACCTCGGCGCGCGCATCAGCTTCTAG
- a CDS encoding response regulator transcription factor has product MNGLKVALADDEPLARSRLSRLLKEAGCEVLAELPDGLALLEWLKTAPALDALFLDIQMPGATGLEVVAEIPVPLPVVFVTAYSEHAVRAFDTAAIDYILKPIAADRLERALVRLREGRVPRRSGGELQQLLPGNTRFPVKAGEGVVFLDLRKTTHFEVEEEVVYAVAAGQRHRTTWTSLAEVEAAFPAAGLLRIQRHLLLRPEAVLGLKPLEGGRASVRVAEGQDLEVSRSVTPRLKEMLGL; this is encoded by the coding sequence ATGAACGGGCTGAAGGTCGCCTTGGCGGACGATGAACCATTGGCGCGGTCGCGCCTTTCCAGGCTGCTCAAGGAAGCCGGATGCGAGGTGCTGGCGGAACTGCCGGATGGCCTGGCCCTGCTGGAGTGGCTGAAGACCGCGCCCGCGCTGGACGCGCTGTTCCTGGATATCCAGATGCCGGGGGCCACGGGACTTGAAGTGGTCGCCGAAATCCCTGTGCCGCTGCCCGTGGTCTTCGTCACCGCATACAGCGAACATGCCGTGCGGGCCTTCGATACCGCCGCCATCGACTACATCCTGAAACCCATCGCCGCCGACCGGCTGGAGCGCGCGCTGGTCCGCCTGCGCGAAGGCCGCGTGCCCCGGCGCAGCGGCGGCGAACTGCAACAGCTCCTGCCTGGCAACACGCGGTTCCCGGTCAAGGCCGGCGAGGGCGTGGTCTTCCTGGATCTGCGCAAAACCACGCACTTCGAGGTGGAGGAGGAAGTGGTTTACGCCGTGGCCGCGGGCCAGCGCCACCGCACCACCTGGACCAGCCTGGCGGAAGTGGAAGCTGCCTTCCCCGCCGCGGGCCTCTTGCGCATCCAGCGCCACCTGCTGCTCCGCCCCGAAGCCGTCCTGGGCCTCAAGCCCCTGGAAGGCGGCCGTGCCAGCGTCCGCGTAGCCGAGGGGCAGGACCTGGAAGTCAGCCGCAGCGTCACGCCACGGTTGAAGGAAATGCTCGGCTTGTGA
- a CDS encoding histidine kinase — protein MNHPVTLVGAALVPIFVSIGFAWIAPLAWRYTGDERPRAGLFRGAFQSLLANSIAALLFVEMDIPVIAMSKPVSQSAFWTAAAWNAAMLIPLMTLVGYFIAMGDVQEEERRLADAQSKSAQDRALQHQLSPHVLFNALNGLAELVRQDPAAAEQGLLDLAELYRMVLDNGRLQWVPLKEEARLVERFLAVEKLRLGDRLHVIWEWDDELNGLMVPPLVLQPLVENAIKHGLSQRVGTTTVYIVARLVLGEVEVRVDNQGEMEAKPGRPGRQGVGLENLTERLKLHFPGMNSVFLESEGGYTRAGFRVNAKALGVSQ, from the coding sequence ATGAACCACCCCGTGACGCTTGTGGGCGCCGCGCTGGTGCCCATCTTCGTCTCCATCGGATTTGCCTGGATCGCGCCCCTGGCTTGGCGCTACACCGGCGACGAGCGGCCCCGGGCGGGGCTCTTCCGCGGCGCATTCCAATCCCTGCTGGCCAACAGCATCGCCGCGCTGCTCTTTGTGGAAATGGATATTCCGGTCATCGCGATGAGCAAACCGGTGAGCCAATCGGCGTTCTGGACCGCCGCGGCCTGGAACGCGGCGATGCTGATCCCCCTCATGACCCTGGTGGGCTATTTCATCGCCATGGGGGATGTGCAGGAGGAAGAGCGGCGCCTGGCGGATGCCCAGTCCAAATCCGCCCAGGACCGGGCCCTCCAGCATCAACTATCGCCGCATGTGCTGTTCAACGCGTTGAATGGACTGGCGGAACTGGTGCGGCAGGATCCCGCCGCCGCCGAGCAGGGCTTGCTTGACCTGGCGGAGCTCTACCGCATGGTGCTGGACAACGGGCGGCTCCAGTGGGTGCCCTTGAAGGAGGAGGCCCGGTTGGTGGAGCGCTTCCTGGCGGTGGAAAAACTCCGGCTCGGGGACCGCCTGCACGTGATCTGGGAATGGGATGACGAACTGAACGGCCTGATGGTGCCGCCGCTGGTGCTGCAGCCGCTCGTGGAGAATGCCATCAAGCACGGCCTGTCCCAGCGGGTGGGCACCACCACCGTGTACATCGTGGCCCGGCTGGTGCTCGGAGAAGTGGAAGTGCGCGTGGACAACCAAGGCGAGATGGAAGCCAAACCCGGACGCCCGGGGCGCCAGGGCGTGGGACTTGAAAATTTGACGGAGCGCTTGAAGCTCCATTTTCCCGGCATGAATTCGGTTTTCCTGGAATCCGAGGGTGGCTACACCCGCGCCGGGTTCCGTGTGAACGCAAAAGCTTTGGGGGTATCTCAATGA
- a CDS encoding glutathione peroxidase translates to MSLFELTVHTLDGKPESLAKFKGKAVLAVNVASECGYTPQYEGLQKLFAEYKDRGLVVLGFPCNQFGGQEPGSAAQIQAFCSTKFHVSFPLFEKLDVKGPNQAPIYAFLTAKHGEPAWNFHKYLVGKDGQVIAAFKSGVAPDSTELRGAIEAALK, encoded by the coding sequence ATGTCCCTGTTTGAATTGACCGTCCACACCCTGGATGGCAAACCCGAGTCCCTGGCGAAGTTCAAAGGCAAGGCCGTCCTGGCGGTGAATGTTGCCTCTGAATGCGGTTACACCCCTCAATACGAAGGCCTGCAAAAGCTGTTTGCCGAGTACAAGGATCGGGGGCTGGTGGTGCTGGGCTTCCCCTGCAACCAGTTCGGCGGCCAGGAACCTGGCAGCGCCGCGCAGATCCAGGCCTTCTGCTCGACCAAATTCCATGTGAGCTTTCCCCTGTTCGAGAAGCTCGATGTGAAGGGCCCGAATCAGGCGCCCATCTACGCCTTCCTGACCGCCAAGCACGGCGAACCCGCCTGGAATTTCCATAAATACCTCGTCGGGAAAGATGGCCAGGTCATCGCCGCCTTCAAAAGCGGTGTGGCGCCGGATAGCACCGAACTGCGCGGTGCCATCGAGGCCGCACTGAAATAG